One genomic segment of Helianthus annuus cultivar XRQ/B chromosome 14, HanXRQr2.0-SUNRISE, whole genome shotgun sequence includes these proteins:
- the LOC110904797 gene encoding UDP-glycosyltransferase 76G1-like translates to MENQTETVDRRRRVILFPLPYQGHINPMLQLANLLYSKGFSITILHTNYNKPKTSNYPHFTFRFILDNDPHDERYSNLPLHGMGALSRVLLFNQYGADQLCLQLEQELSAKDEPSVSCLITDALWHFAQLVADSLSLPRLVLRTSSLFSFLIYASIPLLDDRGYLSLSDNTSLEEQVEEFPMLKVKDIVKMGFKREKDGVVGVIDNMVKQMKASSGIIWNSFKELEESELETVRRDIPAPSFPIPFAKHFTASSSSLLEHDRSFFPWLDQQPPKSVVYVSFGSIAQVEEKHFMEMVHGLVDSKQSFLWVVRPGFVSGSTWLEPLPDGFQSERGRIVKWAPQQEVLGHEAIGAFWTHCGWNSTLESVCEGVPMICSPFRGDQPLDARYVSDVWKVGVYLENGWKREEITNAIRRVMADEEMRERSRILKQKLDASLIEGGSSYESVESLVAYVSSF, encoded by the exons ATGGAGAACCAGACAGAGACCGTTGACCGTCGTCGGAGGGTAATTCTGTTTCCGTTACCATATCAAGGCCACATAAACCCAATGCTTCAACTTGCCAATCTACTTTACTCCAAAGGCTTCAGTATCACCATCCTTCACACTAACTATAACAAACCCAAAACTTCCAACTACCCTCACTTCACTTTTAGATTCATCCTGGACAACGATCCACACGATGAACGCTATTCCAATTTACCGTTACATGGCATGGGGGCTTTATCTCGGGTTCTCTTATTCAATCAATATGGCGCAGATCAATTATGCCTCCAACTGGAACAGGAACTGTCTGCAAAAGATGAACCGTCCGTGTCGTGTTTAATTACTGATGCCCTTTGGCACTTTGCGCAATTGGTTGCTGATAGCCTTAGCCTCCCACGGCTTGTTTTGAGGACAAGTAGCCTGTTTAGTTTTCTTATTTATGCTTCGATTCCCCTTCTTGATGATCGTGGTTACCTCAGTCTTTCCGATAACACCA GTCTGGAAGAACAAGTGGAAGAGTTTCCTATGCTTAAAGTGAAAGACATCGTAAAGATGGGGTTCAAGAGAGAGAAGGACGGCGTTGTAGGCGTGATCGATAACATGGTGAAACAGATGAAAGCATCTTCAGGAATCATATGGAACTCCTTCAAGGAACTTGAAGAGTCCGAACTTGAAACCGTTCGTCGTGACATTCCAGCACCAAGTTTTCCGATACCATTTGCCAAGCATTTCACAGCCTCATCCAGCAGCTTACTAGAACACGATCGATCCTTTTTTCCTTGGTTAGACCAACAACCGCCCAAATCTGTAGTTTATGTTAGTTTCGGTAGTATTGCTCAAGTGGAGGAGAAACATTTTATGGAAATGGTTCATGGGTTGGTCGATAGCAAGCAGTCGTTTTTATGGGTGGTTCGACCTGGGTTTGTTAGCGGTTCAACATGGCTTGAGCCGTTGCCTGATGGGTTCCAGAGTGAGAGGGGGCGGATAGTGAAATGGGCTCCTCAGCAAGAAGTGCTAGGTCATGAAGCGATAGGTGCATTTTGGACCCATTGTGGGTGGAACTCAACACTTGAAAGTGTTTGTGAAGGTGTTCCTATGATTTGCTCGCCTTTTAGGGGAGATCAACCGTTGGATGCAAGATATGTGAGCGATGTATGGAAGGTTGGGGTGTATTTGGAGAACGGGTGGAAAAGAGAAGAGATAACAAATGCGATAAGAAGAGTGATGGCGGATGAAGAAATGAGAGAAAGATCAagaattttgaaacaaaaattgGATGCTTCTTTGATCGAAGGTGGCTCTTCGTATGAATCAGTGGAGTCTCTAGTTGCTTATGTATCTTCATTCTAA